One Pyrococcus furiosus DSM 3638 genomic window, AATAGGAGAACCGTTAGAAAGAAAATTGTAATTGTCGCTAATCCTCCAACACTCTCTAATGAGCTGGCCACTCTTTTTCTGAAATACTTTCTCACTGATTTATATCCGTGAGATGTTATCAAGAGGATTAGTGCTACCGCAAGAATTACACCTGCCTGAAATCCACCTCCTGGGGATTGAGTTGTGTAAATCATCAAATAAGCTGCATACGTTGTAAGGAAAGGAGCAACCAATTTCGTGGTTGTTCTTGCCACAATACTCATCTTCATCACTTTACCCTCCTAACCACTATGCTAAATCCCACTGCTGCAGAAAACAGGATTAGTGCCTCACCAACGCTGTCGTAAAATCTCCATCCAGCTAAAATCTCAGTAACTAAGTTTCCAAGATTCCAGACACTTAGATATGCTTCGTACGTTAGGGAATTTGGAGTTATCCTAGTCTTCAGTAAGAGTAGTAGAAGTGGAATAACAGCAATTCCAGGTTTTAAATCTATCTTTATCTCTTCTCTGGTCTCTTCATGGGCAAATATAAATAGTCCTATAACGAGAGCTCCTACCACTATTAGGGAGAGGGCCACGTCTGGAGCTCGAAAAGTCATTGCTAGGAGGGCAAGCAATAGGCTAGCCAGAGAATAGGATATCAATGAAGCTAGGAACTTCTTGTGAAGCACGGTTATAAGGGCCAACGTAACAGCAATTATTCCGGTTATGATTTCAAGGATTGTCCCATCCATACATATCCACCTTCACCTGGGGCTTTATTCCCATCTTATATGCTCCCCTCGCAATTGCATGGCTTACCATAGGATTTATCATTGCTATTAGGAATAATAGGAGGAACATCTTAGCTTTAATAAACAGAGAGGCATCAGTGAGGAATACTAGCCCAAGTATTATTCCAATCATTCCTCCAGTGTCACATTTTGTAGCTGCATGAAGCCTTGTATATAAGTCGGGAAATCTAACCAGACCAAGAGCCCCAAAGACCATTATAGAGTACCCAAAGACCAGAAATAGTAGATAAATCACTTCCTCCCCCTCCTCTCCATATACTTGGCAATTATAAGCCCACCAACTGAATTGACCATGAGAAGGACTATGGCAATATCTAGGAGGTACCACTCCCTCCATAAAACGGAAAGTATAGCTATAGCTCCAACTATCTTCGTTGTTATTGTGTTCAGACCAACTACCCTGTCAGCTAAGCTTGGGCCGAAGATTACCCTATAGGATGCTATTATTGCCGTTGCCAGAAGTATCCAAATACCCGCTACCAAAACATCTTCTTTAACCATTTTTCGATATCCCCCTTAATTACTTCTCCCGCCTTTTCAGGGTTGAGAGTTTCTGCATCTATCCAATGAACGTAGAGGTAAGTACCATCTAGCCTCCTCACGACGTCGAGGGTTAAAGTCCCAGGGGTGAGAGTTATTGAGTTTGCCAGTAGAGTAATTCCAGTGTTGGAGTGAAGGTCGCTCTTAATCTTCACTATTGCCGGATTTATGTCCATGAATATTACATGCCTTGCAACTTTTATATTACTCTCAAGTAGCCTAAAGGCCATGATAATTAAATACTGTGGAAGGTATATCAGGAGAAAGTAGAGAATTTTCCAGACCAAATGCTTGGAATGCCTTATGTCCTCTGTGAGAAGATCCCTCATGTAGTAGGCTATAATCCCAGTAGTTGCAATGCCTAGAGATAGCCCTCTAATGGTCAAATCGCCAGTTATAATTACCCAAAATCCCAGAAGTATCGCCCAAGTAAGCAAGAATCTCTCCCAGGGGGGAAGTTTTTTGCTCTCATAAATTTCATAGAGATACCTTTCCTTTACCTTCTCAACTCGATGTTTTAAATAGAGGGGCATTCTGCTCATTTAGAAATCCTCCTGATCTCCTCAACCAACTTTGGCAAAACTTCTCCAGCTTTGCCCCTAAGGAAGAAGTCCGCTATCGGAGTGATTGCAGAGGGTTCAATGTTTATCTCAACGACAATACCCCCGCTCTCCTTAACTATATATGGTATGTATGCGGCAGGGTATACGACGCCACTAGTTCCTACAACGAGAACAACATCAGCTTTTTTAGCTAGTGAAAACGCTGTTGTTAGCTCTTTTTCGGGCAAAGCCTCGCCAAACCAAACTACATCGGGCCTTAGAAGAGAGCCACACTTGGGACACCTAGGTAGTTCTTGGGAAAGTAGCCACCCAATTCTGTCACTTTCCTTCAAGTATTCTCTATATGAGCAACTCGTGCATTTAACTCGAAATATATTTCCGTGCAACTCTATAACATTCTTGCTCCCTGCTTCCCTGTGAAGATCATCAACGTTTTGGGTAATCACGGCCTTTATTATTCCCATCTTCTCCAGCTCTGCCAAAGCTATGTGAGCAGGATTTGGCTTCGCTTCCAAAATCTTCTTGATTCTCCACTTGTAGAACTCCCATACAAGCTTTGGATCTCTCTTAAAAGCTTCAGGAGTAGCTAGCTCCTCAGCCCTATACTTTCTCCATAGTCCATCTTTTCCCCTAAAAGTGGGGATACCACTCTCAGCACTAATGCCCGCTCCAGTAAATGCTATTGCCATAGAAGATTTTGCTAAGATTTTGCTCACTTCACCTAGCATCAGAGAATTAGTAGAAGGATACCTTAAAATTTCTTTTGGGCTAATATTTTTATATTCACCCTTTAATGATAGAACATGCAACATGTAATTGCCTTGCACCAAGTTTACGGTGAGCTCATATTTAGAGGGTTGAAATGGCATGAAATCAGACGTAGTAGGGTTTTTGAGGAAGGAGATATTGTTTTTCTTTACATAGCAAGAGGAGATCTCTATACGCTAAAGAAAACGCTTAGAAAACTGGGATTAACTGAAGAACAGACAATAACAAAGAGAGGGACAATAGCTGGAGGATTTGAAGTGGGAGAAGTCATTAAAGCAGACTTTGAAACTCTGTGGGAGTTAACCAAAGACACAAGCGGACTAACTTTTGTTCATGGCGAACATGAGGGAAAAAGGTGGCTTAAGAACTATGTAAACGAGTATGGTTATGCATTCATAATTGAGAAACCATTCCTTTTCAAAGAGCCTGTCACAAAAGAAGAATTGAAAGAAAAGTATAGAATACACGTGGAGGGAATTATTCATCTCTCACTCCGCACTCGGCGCCCCTGGGTCAAAGCCCTCCTTGAAGATTTAATGACGAGAGAGTTTGAATACATCTAGCTCATTTAGGCTTTAGGTAGCCCCACTTGTCTAATGCCTTTTTCAGCTCTGGACTCGACTTTGCCTTCTCCTCTAAATCAACCCCTTCTAAAGCCGCATCTATTGCATCTCTCAAGGCTTTAGCTCCAGCCCTGGGCCCATCTGGGTGCCCCATAACTCCTCCACCCGCTTGAATAACGAGATCTTTCCCGAAGAGACGTATAAGCTCTGGCATCAATCCAGGGTGAAGTCCCCCACTTGCTACTGGGAAAACTTCTCTTATGTGCTCCCATTTACTAAGTAGGAAGTCGTTTATCCTTTTAACCTCCTCATAATCACCTGCCATCTTTCCAACTGCAGTCCCCGTGTGAATTTGATCAACGCCAATCATTCTGGCAAGCTTGGCTATTGCATACATCGTTATCCCGTGCTTGGGATTTCTAGTGAACGCGGCATGCATGGCTCTGTGGGCATGTATAGCCAATCCAAGATCCTCAGTTACCTCTCTCATGTACTGGAGTGCGCTCCATCCAGTGACTATTATGTCTATCATAACGTACTGCCCTCCCTCATTCGCCACTAGTTCGGCTCTTTTCTCCATAACATCAACGGATCCAGTAATGTTGATTAGGTACTCTTTTCTTTCCTCAGTTTCAGCCTCCACGATATCCCTAATCCTATATAATTTTTTCACTCTCTCTTCAAATCTGTTGAATGGAAAGCTAGTGAAGTTTTCATCGTCTTTTAACAGATCGATCCCTCCACTCCAGAGTTCATATGCTATCTCCGCGTATTCATCAACACTCCATCCCATCTTAGGCTTCGGAACGGTAGCAGTCAAAGGTCTCTCTTTAACCCCCATGAATTCTCTAATTCCCTTTACACCATACTGTGGCCCTTTGAAATGTCTCAGATACTCATAAGGGGGATGGAAGTCCAGAAGCCTCAAATTCTTTAACGCTTTCATTCCGAAGATGTTCCCAGCTATCGCACTCAAAAGTTGAACTATGCTTCCTTCTTCGAAAAGCGTTAATGGGTATGCAATCTTAGCAATATATCCCTCCCCACTTTTTTCTAGATAAAATACCTTAGCCATACTCCTCTTAGCCATTTCGGGCATTTTCCAGAGAGTTGTCCACGTTCCTATAGAGCTTTCACTAGCTATCCTTCCGGCTGCTTCTTCTGGAGAAACCCCGTTTGGTTCAAAGTAATACTCCACAATTAACTCATCTCTACCTGGAGTGTAGTCCAAGTCAACGAAGTCTAAATACCACTCAACCTTCATAAAAAACACCAATACATACTCTGTTTTTGTTCCTCATAACGTTTATCTTTACGTTTATCTTTATAAAGTAAGCAAGACTAACCTTCAAAGAGTGGGGAATGTTATGGTCAGCAAGAGGTATATTCAAATAGTGAAAACGGCTGTCCTTACATCATTTCCTGCGTTAGTTGCATGTGTATTTCTCGATTTCTTTGCTGGAACATTCCTAGGAAAATTTTTTACTCTTATAAGAGAGAATTACCCCATAATACTTGTTATACTCCCAGGTCTAATGGGTCTTAGGGGAAACATATTTGGATCTTTGGCATCAAGATTTTCTACAATGCTTTACTTAGGTGAAATGAAGCCTTCTTTAAGAGACAAAATGGTTACAAAAAATATCTTCATGAGCATAGTACTTTCTTTGCTTCCAGTATTGTTTCTTTGGCTAGTGGGATCTTTGAAAATTAGAGATGTCGATATTGCAATTGCAGTTCTCTTGATTATATTAACTTCTACAATTTATACAAGTTTATTCCTGGGGTATTCCACTGCCTTTGTATCAATACTACCCTTTAAGAAAGGGATTGATCCCGACGCAATTGCTGCTCCCGTAATAACTTCGCTGGCAGACTTAGTTACTGTTCCCCTTTTAGTCGGGTTTATACTTCTTTTCTCAGACCACAAAACGTTTCTAGCGATAACAGCATTGGCACTGCTCGTATTCTTCTTTCTCTGGAGGTACTCAAAGTTCGGAAAAGAAGACATAGTAACTTTCAAGGAGATAACAAGTGTAATAATGTTTCTAGCCATGATATCTAGCATAACTGGTTCTATCTTGGAGAGCTACAGCGAGCTCCTAGAGAGAGTGATAATTTTCAGTATTATGTACCCAGCAATCCTAGATACAACTGGAAATCTTGGGTCCATAATCGGAGCAAAAACTTCAACAAAAATTCATCTTGGAGAAATTGAGAAAACACTAAACAAGGATATTGCATTTGAGATAGGAGTTTACACTATCCTCGCTTACCCACTTGCCTTGTTGAGTAATGGAATAGCTGTCCTAGTTGGAAGATTTTTGCTCAACAAGACAATGGGGATAATTCCAGAATTTGTACTTCTGTATCCAATCCTGGCACACTTGGTTATGTGGTTTGCATACTTCATTGCAATATTCGCAGAAAAAATGAGACTTGACCCTGACAACGTTACCGTTCCCACAATAACAACTCTAGCAGATGTGTTT contains:
- a CDS encoding Na(+)/H(+) antiporter subunit B, yielding MKMSIVARTTTKLVAPFLTTYAAYLMIYTTQSPGGGFQAGVILAVALILLITSHGYKSVRKYFRKRVASSLESVGGLATITIFFLTVLLFLRPSEVYVVPANVFIGLKVGAAFTLMFYALISVLERD
- a CDS encoding hydrogenase subunit MbhD domain-containing protein, with protein sequence MDGTILEIITGIIAVTLALITVLHKKFLASLISYSLASLLLALLAMTFRAPDVALSLIVVGALVIGLFIFAHEETREEIKIDLKPGIAVIPLLLLLLKTRITPNSLTYEAYLSVWNLGNLVTEILAGWRFYDSVGEALILFSAAVGFSIVVRRVK
- the mnhG gene encoding monovalent cation/H(+) antiporter subunit G is translated as MIYLLFLVFGYSIMVFGALGLVRFPDLYTRLHAATKCDTGGMIGIILGLVFLTDASLFIKAKMFLLLFLIAMINPMVSHAIARGAYKMGIKPQVKVDMYGWDNP
- a CDS encoding monovalent cation/H+ antiporter complex subunit F, whose product is MVKEDVLVAGIWILLATAIIASYRVIFGPSLADRVVGLNTITTKIVGAIAILSVLWREWYLLDIAIVLLMVNSVGGLIIAKYMERRGRK
- a CDS encoding monovalent cation/H+ antiporter subunit E, with product MSRMPLYLKHRVEKVKERYLYEIYESKKLPPWERFLLTWAILLGFWVIITGDLTIRGLSLGIATTGIIAYYMRDLLTEDIRHSKHLVWKILYFLLIYLPQYLIIMAFRLLESNIKVARHVIFMDINPAIVKIKSDLHSNTGITLLANSITLTPGTLTLDVVRRLDGTYLYVHWIDAETLNPEKAGEVIKGDIEKWLKKMFW
- the cobB gene encoding NAD-dependent protein deacetylase, giving the protein MLGEVSKILAKSSMAIAFTGAGISAESGIPTFRGKDGLWRKYRAEELATPEAFKRDPKLVWEFYKWRIKKILEAKPNPAHIALAELEKMGIIKAVITQNVDDLHREAGSKNVIELHGNIFRVKCTSCSYREYLKESDRIGWLLSQELPRCPKCGSLLRPDVVWFGEALPEKELTTAFSLAKKADVVLVVGTSGVVYPAAYIPYIVKESGGIVVEINIEPSAITPIADFFLRGKAGEVLPKLVEEIRRISK
- a CDS encoding ASCH domain-containing protein; amino-acid sequence: MQHVIALHQVYGELIFRGLKWHEIRRSRVFEEGDIVFLYIARGDLYTLKKTLRKLGLTEEQTITKRGTIAGGFEVGEVIKADFETLWELTKDTSGLTFVHGEHEGKRWLKNYVNEYGYAFIIEKPFLFKEPVTKEELKEKYRIHVEGIIHLSLRTRRPWVKALLEDLMTREFEYI
- the rbcL gene encoding type III ribulose-bisphosphate carboxylase, which translates into the protein MKVEWYLDFVDLDYTPGRDELIVEYYFEPNGVSPEEAAGRIASESSIGTWTTLWKMPEMAKRSMAKVFYLEKSGEGYIAKIAYPLTLFEEGSIVQLLSAIAGNIFGMKALKNLRLLDFHPPYEYLRHFKGPQYGVKGIREFMGVKERPLTATVPKPKMGWSVDEYAEIAYELWSGGIDLLKDDENFTSFPFNRFEERVKKLYRIRDIVEAETEERKEYLINITGSVDVMEKRAELVANEGGQYVMIDIIVTGWSALQYMREVTEDLGLAIHAHRAMHAAFTRNPKHGITMYAIAKLARMIGVDQIHTGTAVGKMAGDYEEVKRINDFLLSKWEHIREVFPVASGGLHPGLMPELIRLFGKDLVIQAGGGVMGHPDGPRAGAKALRDAIDAALEGVDLEEKAKSSPELKKALDKWGYLKPK
- a CDS encoding magnesium transporter, which encodes MVSKRYIQIVKTAVLTSFPALVACVFLDFFAGTFLGKFFTLIRENYPIILVILPGLMGLRGNIFGSLASRFSTMLYLGEMKPSLRDKMVTKNIFMSIVLSLLPVLFLWLVGSLKIRDVDIAIAVLLIILTSTIYTSLFLGYSTAFVSILPFKKGIDPDAIAAPVITSLADLVTVPLLVGFILLFSDHKTFLAITALALLVFFFLWRYSKFGKEDIVTFKEITSVIMFLAMISSITGSILESYSELLERVIIFSIMYPAILDTTGNLGSIIGAKTSTKIHLGEIEKTLNKDIAFEIGVYTILAYPLALLSNGIAVLVGRFLLNKTMGIIPEFVLLYPILAHLVMWFAYFIAIFAEKMRLDPDNVTVPTITTLADVFSTLFVVFIIKLII